From a region of the Polyangium spumosum genome:
- a CDS encoding AAA family ATPase translates to MTEFRRFRGTLGYLTNDALEAAVNCALALERPLLVKGEPGTGKTLLAEAIAQTLETELIPWHVKSTTRAQDGLYVYDTVQRLYDSRFGDGDVRDIRRYIKLGPLGRALASERRVILLIDEIDKADLEFPNDLLHELDRMRFRVVETGDEYVAKERPVVIITSNNEKELPDAFLRRCVFHFIDFPDREFMRQIVNVHHPELSRALVDQVLAVFYEIRNMSRLRKRPSTSELIDWIAALRKAGIDEVKLEQALPFLGALLKKEQDLVAYADQLAGGRKYRS, encoded by the coding sequence ATGACGGAGTTTCGCCGTTTCCGCGGCACGCTAGGTTATCTCACGAACGACGCCCTCGAGGCCGCCGTGAACTGCGCCCTCGCGCTCGAGCGCCCCCTGCTCGTGAAGGGCGAGCCCGGGACGGGCAAGACGCTGCTCGCCGAGGCGATCGCCCAGACGCTCGAGACCGAGCTCATCCCGTGGCACGTGAAGAGCACGACGCGGGCGCAGGACGGGCTCTACGTCTACGACACGGTGCAGCGCCTCTACGACTCGCGCTTCGGCGACGGCGACGTGCGCGACATCCGCCGCTACATCAAGCTCGGCCCCCTCGGCCGCGCGCTCGCCTCCGAGAGACGCGTGATCCTGCTCATCGACGAGATCGACAAGGCCGATCTCGAGTTCCCGAACGACCTGCTCCACGAGCTCGATCGCATGCGCTTCCGCGTCGTCGAGACGGGTGACGAGTACGTGGCGAAGGAGCGGCCCGTCGTGATCATCACGAGCAACAACGAGAAGGAGCTGCCGGACGCCTTCCTGCGCCGCTGCGTCTTCCACTTCATCGATTTCCCGGACCGCGAGTTCATGCGGCAGATCGTGAACGTGCACCACCCGGAGCTCTCGCGGGCGCTCGTCGATCAGGTGCTCGCGGTCTTCTACGAGATTCGCAACATGTCGCGGCTGCGCAAGCGCCCCTCCACGAGCGAGCTCATCGACTGGATCGCCGCGCTCCGCAAGGCCGGGATCGACGAGGTGAAGCTCGAACAAGCGCTGCCCTTCCTCGGGGCGCTGCTCAAGAAAGAGCAGGACCTCGTCGCCTACGCTGACCAGCTCGCCGGCGGACGCAAATACCGCTCCTGA
- a CDS encoding sigma-54-dependent transcriptional regulator has protein sequence MTDTKIAGKPRARVLVVDDEASARSGLEKLLRQEGYAVDVAPDGPTALQIASDRPPDVVVTDLKMPRMDGLELLQKLRAMYPSVPVIMVTAFGEVSTAVQAMRSGADDYLTKPVDFDALTLSIERAIERTNLKAEAEELRRQLREREGEGFEGLIGSSAALQKVYRVAKQVAPARATVLITGESGTGKGELARAIHKKSPRVNGPFITLHCAALAESLLESELFGHERGAFTGADKRRVGRFEQANGGTLFLDEVGEIPPATQVKLLRVLQERTFERVGGNEPVEVDVRLIAATNRDLAKDVHEGRFREDLYYRLNVVHVEMPPLRLRGSDVLLLADHFLRRFAVENKKRIDGWSDRARAKILAHRWPGNVRELENAIERAVVLCEGSKIDEEDLPIDVAPLPKGAVRIPGATMAEIERFAILATLDATSGSTTKAAEMLDISVRTIQYRLHEYGVSAKEKEKKGAG, from the coding sequence ATGACGGATACGAAAATCGCGGGCAAACCCAGGGCACGCGTGCTCGTCGTCGACGACGAGGCGAGCGCCCGCTCCGGGCTCGAGAAGCTCCTCCGGCAGGAGGGTTACGCGGTCGACGTCGCGCCCGACGGGCCGACGGCGCTGCAGATCGCGAGTGATCGTCCGCCGGACGTGGTGGTGACGGACCTCAAGATGCCGAGGATGGACGGGCTCGAGCTCTTGCAGAAGCTACGCGCCATGTACCCGAGCGTGCCCGTGATCATGGTGACCGCGTTCGGCGAGGTCTCGACCGCGGTGCAGGCCATGCGCTCCGGCGCCGACGACTACCTCACGAAGCCCGTCGATTTCGACGCGCTCACGCTCTCGATCGAGCGCGCGATCGAGCGGACGAACCTCAAGGCCGAGGCCGAGGAGCTGCGCCGCCAGCTCCGCGAGCGCGAGGGCGAAGGGTTCGAGGGCCTCATCGGGTCGAGCGCGGCGCTGCAGAAGGTCTACCGCGTCGCCAAGCAGGTCGCGCCCGCGCGCGCGACGGTGCTCATCACGGGCGAGAGCGGCACGGGCAAGGGCGAGCTCGCGAGGGCGATCCACAAGAAGAGCCCACGCGTGAATGGACCGTTCATCACGCTGCATTGCGCCGCGCTCGCCGAGAGCCTGCTCGAGAGCGAGCTCTTCGGCCACGAGCGGGGCGCCTTCACCGGCGCGGACAAACGCCGCGTGGGCCGGTTCGAGCAGGCGAACGGCGGCACCTTGTTCCTCGACGAGGTCGGCGAGATCCCCCCGGCGACGCAGGTCAAGCTGCTGCGGGTCCTGCAGGAGCGCACGTTCGAGCGGGTCGGCGGCAACGAGCCGGTCGAGGTCGACGTCCGCCTGATCGCCGCGACGAACCGTGACCTCGCGAAGGACGTGCACGAGGGCCGTTTCCGCGAGGACCTCTACTACCGGCTGAACGTCGTGCACGTCGAGATGCCGCCGCTGCGATTGCGCGGCAGCGACGTGCTCCTGCTCGCCGACCATTTCCTCCGGCGCTTCGCGGTGGAGAACAAGAAACGTATCGACGGCTGGAGCGACCGCGCGCGCGCCAAGATCCTCGCCCATCGCTGGCCGGGCAACGTGCGCGAGCTGGAGAACGCGATCGAGCGCGCGGTGGTGCTCTGCGAGGGCTCGAAGATCGACGAGGAGGACCTGCCGATCGACGTGGCCCCGTTGCCCAAGGGCGCCGTGCGGATCCCCGGCGCCACGATGGCCGAGATCGAGCGGTTCGCGATCCTCGCCACGCTCGACGCGACGAGCGGCTCCACGACGAAGGCCGCGGAGATGCTCGACATCAGCGTACGCACCATTCAGTACCGACTGCACGAGTACGGCGTTTCGGCGAAGGAAAAAGAGAAAAAGGGCGCGGGCTGA
- a CDS encoding Hcp family type VI secretion system effector, with protein sequence MALNAYLRLKGQKQGEIKGSVTQKGRENSIMVIAVSHEIVSPRDPASGLPTGKRMHKPFVVTKELDKASPLLYSSLVNNENISEWELKHYTPQVKAQQGVGTEVNHYTVRLINANIASINFRMPNNRNPDLMKYAEYEEISFTYQKIIWTWTEGGITAEDDWETPLV encoded by the coding sequence ATGGCTCTCAATGCGTATCTTCGGCTGAAGGGGCAGAAGCAAGGCGAGATCAAGGGCTCCGTGACCCAGAAGGGTCGCGAGAACAGCATCATGGTCATCGCGGTCTCGCACGAGATCGTGAGCCCCCGCGATCCGGCCAGCGGCCTGCCGACCGGCAAGCGCATGCACAAGCCCTTCGTCGTGACGAAGGAGCTCGATAAGGCGTCGCCGCTGCTCTACAGCTCGCTCGTCAACAACGAGAACATCTCGGAGTGGGAGCTCAAGCACTACACGCCGCAGGTGAAGGCGCAGCAGGGCGTGGGCACCGAGGTGAACCACTACACGGTGCGCCTGATCAACGCGAACATCGCGTCGATCAACTTCCGCATGCCGAACAACCGGAACCCCGATCTCATGAAGTACGCCGAGTACGAGGAGATCTCGTTCACGTACCAGAAGATCATCTGGACGTGGACCGAGGGCGGCATCACGGCCGAGGACGACTGGGAGACCCCCCTCGTCTGA
- a CDS encoding response regulator produces MKTKQQPRRLVLLVDDDIRSARVFVRMLREDGFDVELAHDGAVAIGRLSRAPAPDVLVTDLQLPHADGIAVAKYARSCNPQLPIFVVTGYPQIVAAHAKGFDPEPRIFTKPLDYPTFAMELDRAGT; encoded by the coding sequence GTGAAGACGAAGCAGCAGCCGCGGCGATTGGTCCTTCTGGTGGACGACGACATCCGCTCGGCGCGTGTCTTCGTGCGGATGCTCCGCGAGGACGGATTCGACGTCGAGCTGGCCCACGACGGCGCCGTCGCCATCGGCAGGCTCTCGCGCGCCCCTGCGCCCGACGTCCTCGTGACGGACCTGCAACTGCCGCACGCCGACGGCATCGCCGTGGCGAAGTACGCGCGCTCGTGCAACCCCCAGCTCCCCATTTTCGTGGTGACCGGGTATCCGCAGATCGTCGCGGCGCACGCCAAGGGATTCGATCCGGAGCCGCGGATCTTCACGAAGCCGCTCGATTATCCCACGTTCGCGATGGAGCTCGATCGGGCGGGCACGTGA
- a CDS encoding N-acyl homoserine lactonase family protein: protein MFNLGFHLGRHLGRELLQIVSRAGATLAGALLVIGCTGPSKTANTTPALRVYVLECGNVTINDLSLLTPGEDEGTAKKLTNSCFLIDHPKGKLLWDTGIDDRLGPEPVTVFNGGFDLSVTKPLLPQLEEIGVTPDEVDFLALSHFHDDHSGNANHFGGATLLIQRAEFDAAFGPNPELYGFDAKSYAELSAERARVLEGEHDVFGDGRVRILPAPGHSPGHQVLFIELEQTGPVVLSGDLYHFTGARERRTVPSFNADEAATRASMMAIESFLEARGATLWIQHDFEQISSLRHAPAYYD, encoded by the coding sequence ATGTTCAACCTCGGTTTTCATCTCGGTCGTCACCTGGGGCGCGAGCTCCTCCAGATCGTCTCGCGCGCAGGCGCGACCCTCGCCGGCGCGTTGCTCGTCATCGGTTGCACCGGCCCGTCGAAGACGGCGAACACGACGCCCGCCCTGCGCGTGTACGTGCTCGAGTGCGGGAACGTCACGATCAACGACCTCTCGCTGCTCACCCCCGGCGAAGACGAAGGGACGGCAAAGAAGCTGACGAACAGTTGCTTCCTCATCGATCATCCCAAGGGAAAGCTGTTGTGGGACACGGGCATCGACGATCGCCTCGGGCCGGAGCCGGTGACGGTCTTCAACGGCGGATTCGATCTGTCGGTGACGAAGCCGCTGCTGCCCCAGCTCGAAGAGATCGGCGTCACGCCCGACGAGGTCGACTTTCTCGCCCTGTCCCATTTCCACGACGACCACAGCGGGAACGCCAATCACTTCGGCGGGGCGACGCTCCTCATCCAGCGCGCCGAGTTCGACGCCGCCTTCGGTCCGAACCCGGAGCTCTACGGCTTCGACGCCAAGAGCTACGCGGAGCTGAGCGCCGAGAGAGCGCGGGTGCTCGAGGGCGAACACGACGTGTTCGGGGACGGCCGCGTGCGCATCTTGCCCGCGCCCGGGCACTCCCCGGGGCATCAGGTGCTGTTCATCGAGCTGGAGCAGACGGGCCCCGTCGTGCTCTCCGGGGACCTCTACCACTTCACGGGTGCCCGCGAGCGGCGCACGGTGCCGAGCTTCAACGCCGACGAGGCGGCGACGCGCGCTTCGATGATGGCCATCGAGTCGTTCCTCGAAGCGCGGGGAGCCACCCTCTGGATCCAGCACGACTTCGAGCAGATCTCGTCCCTGCGCCACGCGCCGGCGTACTACGACTGA
- a CDS encoding glycosyltransferase family 2 protein — protein sequence MFSGARIAVVIPAFREEERIADTVRRVPAFVDHVVVVDDASDDETSAAARAAGDERLVLVRHAENRGVGAAILTGYHEAQALSADVAAVMAGDGQMDPLDLPTVVGPVARGEADYVKGDRLRHPSVFRDMPLHRLLGTSALAWMTRRAAGLSSLSDSQCGYTAIGRAAMECLLREGMWARYGYPNDLIGTLARRGYRIHEVPVKPVYRGEASGLRPWHIFTIGYVVGRVAVRRAADRAERSATR from the coding sequence GTGTTCTCCGGTGCGCGTATCGCCGTGGTGATCCCGGCGTTTCGAGAAGAGGAGCGGATCGCCGACACGGTCCGGCGCGTGCCGGCGTTCGTGGACCACGTCGTGGTCGTCGACGACGCGAGCGACGACGAGACCTCGGCCGCCGCGCGCGCCGCGGGAGACGAGCGGCTCGTGCTCGTCCGGCACGCGGAGAACCGCGGCGTCGGCGCGGCCATCCTGACCGGTTATCACGAGGCGCAGGCGCTCTCCGCCGACGTCGCGGCCGTGATGGCCGGCGACGGGCAGATGGACCCGCTCGACCTGCCCACCGTGGTTGGCCCCGTGGCGCGCGGGGAGGCCGATTACGTCAAAGGCGACCGCCTGCGCCACCCCTCGGTCTTCCGGGACATGCCGCTCCACCGGCTGCTCGGCACCTCGGCGCTCGCCTGGATGACACGACGCGCGGCGGGGCTCTCGTCGCTCTCGGATAGCCAGTGCGGTTACACGGCGATCGGCAGAGCGGCGATGGAATGCCTGCTCCGCGAGGGGATGTGGGCGCGATATGGATACCCGAACGATCTGATCGGGACGCTGGCGCGGCGCGGCTATCGAATCCACGAGGTGCCGGTGAAACCCGTCTATCGCGGCGAGGCGAGCGGGCTCCGGCCGTGGCACATCTTCACGATCGGGTACGTCGTCGGCCGCGTGGCCGTGCGGCGCGCCGCGGATCGGGCGGAGCGGAGCGCCACACGATGA
- a CDS encoding LysR family transcriptional regulator, whose product MSAPALDSLDLNKLVALEALLRHQSVSAAARELGLTQPTLSQLLAQVRLVFDDPLLVRTGNRMVATSRAAALRGPLADAITSVRRLGQEAVFVPGSAVARLRVACTDFVAGLVMPAVVRRLRAEAPGLHVELQNWGARRAETLATDELDLGIGTGSRPLSGIYQRKLFTDEFVCIADKNNRAAHRNWTPAGFASLPHAQLSVKGVGTGAVDAALAEQGLSRTVAVSLPHFWLAADFILGTDLVLTVPRRLCAALTARSPGLKHVPLPLCVQGFTATLLWHERRHHDPAHRWLRDGIVEAAQRV is encoded by the coding sequence ATGAGCGCCCCTGCGCTGGACTCCCTGGACCTCAACAAGCTCGTCGCCCTCGAAGCCCTGCTCCGCCACCAGAGCGTCTCCGCAGCCGCGCGGGAGCTCGGGCTCACCCAACCCACCCTGAGCCAACTGCTCGCGCAGGTGCGCCTCGTGTTCGACGATCCGCTGCTCGTGCGCACGGGCAATCGCATGGTCGCGACCTCCAGAGCCGCGGCCCTGCGAGGGCCTCTGGCGGACGCCATCACCAGCGTGCGCAGATTGGGGCAGGAAGCGGTGTTCGTCCCGGGGAGCGCCGTGGCTCGACTGCGCGTCGCCTGCACCGACTTCGTCGCGGGCCTCGTCATGCCCGCCGTCGTGCGGCGGCTCCGCGCGGAAGCGCCCGGCCTCCACGTGGAGCTTCAGAACTGGGGCGCACGACGGGCGGAGACCCTGGCCACGGACGAGCTCGACCTCGGCATCGGCACGGGTTCCCGCCCCCTGAGCGGCATCTATCAGCGCAAGCTCTTCACGGACGAGTTCGTCTGCATCGCCGACAAGAACAACCGCGCCGCACACCGAAACTGGACCCCTGCCGGCTTCGCGTCGCTGCCCCACGCCCAGCTCAGCGTGAAAGGCGTCGGCACGGGCGCGGTGGACGCCGCCCTCGCGGAACAGGGCCTGTCGCGCACCGTGGCGGTGTCCCTGCCCCACTTCTGGCTCGCCGCCGACTTCATCCTCGGCACGGACCTGGTGCTGACGGTGCCCCGGAGGTTGTGCGCCGCCCTCACGGCCCGCTCGCCCGGCCTCAAGCATGTCCCCCTGCCCCTCTGCGTGCAGGGCTTCACCGCCACGCTGCTCTGGCACGAGCGCCGCCACCACGACCCCGCCCACCGCTGGCTGCGCGACGGCATCGTCGAAGCGGCGCAGAGGGTGTGA
- a CDS encoding protoglobin domain-containing protein: protein MDASSGDDNNETLVQELLRYVRFGEEDARLLRALRPLAAPHFERIATAFYDRIREHADAHDVFTGEPQIKRLQGTMVQWMDRLCAGPHDEAYFQKTRVIGRIHVQIGLPQRYMFAAMALIRVALLRVVDDTMGDLARPCREALDRALDIELAVMLESYRDHFVARTQARERLARAEVDLALRRTEHRYVSAVELARVLVVGLDREGRIRLFNREAERVTGLGREEVIGALFHEALLPEGPREEQAGLLQALLRGRDDHEGHEALADVETAVRTRAGKIRDVRFQLAYAPGDDDDIVLFAFGRDTTDENALAARLRQNEKLAAVGTLAAGLAHEIRNPLNGAQLHVTFLERGLRKGGADAEQLEAVHIVGEEIKRLGKLVSEFLDFARPKPLDLRPTSLLAVCERAAKLVEARARDTGATLHLELPATELVLDLDMPKIQQVLLNLLHNAVEALEPTGGGTVTLRARRRPRDVVLEVEDDGPGLTSPDAPIFDPFFSTKPEGTGLGLAIVHRIVTDHGGTIDVDSHPGRTVFRVALPVRLGAAEPEGSAGNILPRGSA from the coding sequence ATGGACGCTTCTTCCGGCGATGACAATAACGAGACCCTGGTCCAGGAGCTCCTGCGGTACGTGCGATTCGGCGAGGAAGACGCGCGCCTGCTCCGCGCCCTCCGGCCCCTCGCGGCCCCGCATTTCGAGCGGATCGCCACCGCCTTTTACGACCGCATTCGCGAGCACGCGGACGCCCACGACGTCTTCACCGGCGAGCCGCAGATCAAGCGGCTCCAGGGCACCATGGTCCAGTGGATGGATCGGCTCTGCGCCGGTCCGCACGACGAGGCGTATTTCCAGAAGACCCGCGTCATCGGCCGCATCCACGTCCAGATTGGCCTGCCGCAGCGTTACATGTTCGCCGCCATGGCGCTCATCCGCGTCGCGCTCCTCCGCGTCGTCGACGACACCATGGGCGACCTCGCCCGCCCCTGCCGCGAGGCCCTCGACCGCGCCCTCGATATCGAGCTCGCGGTCATGCTGGAGAGCTACCGCGACCATTTCGTCGCCCGCACCCAGGCCCGCGAGCGGCTCGCGCGCGCCGAGGTCGACCTCGCCCTGCGCCGCACCGAGCACCGCTACGTCAGCGCCGTCGAGCTCGCCCGCGTGCTCGTCGTGGGCCTCGATCGCGAAGGCAGGATCCGCCTCTTCAACCGCGAGGCCGAGCGCGTCACTGGCCTCGGCCGCGAGGAGGTCATCGGCGCGCTCTTCCACGAGGCCCTCCTGCCCGAGGGCCCGCGCGAGGAGCAAGCGGGGCTCTTGCAAGCGCTGCTTCGTGGCCGCGACGACCACGAAGGTCACGAGGCCCTCGCGGACGTCGAGACCGCGGTCCGCACCCGCGCGGGCAAGATCCGCGACGTGCGCTTTCAGCTCGCGTATGCGCCGGGCGACGACGACGACATCGTCCTCTTCGCGTTCGGGCGCGACACGACCGACGAGAACGCGCTCGCCGCGCGGCTCCGCCAGAACGAGAAGCTCGCGGCCGTGGGCACGCTCGCCGCGGGCCTCGCGCACGAGATCCGAAACCCGCTGAACGGCGCGCAGCTCCACGTCACCTTCCTCGAGCGCGGCCTGCGCAAGGGCGGCGCCGACGCCGAGCAGCTCGAGGCCGTCCACATCGTGGGCGAGGAGATCAAGCGCCTCGGCAAGCTCGTCAGCGAGTTCCTCGATTTCGCGCGGCCGAAGCCCCTCGACCTCCGCCCCACCTCGCTCCTGGCCGTCTGCGAGCGCGCCGCCAAGCTCGTCGAGGCCCGCGCCCGCGACACCGGCGCGACCCTGCACCTCGAGCTGCCGGCGACCGAGCTCGTCCTCGACCTCGACATGCCGAAGATCCAGCAGGTCCTCCTGAACCTCCTGCACAACGCGGTCGAGGCGCTCGAGCCCACGGGCGGCGGCACCGTCACCCTGCGGGCGCGGCGCAGGCCGCGGGACGTCGTCCTCGAGGTCGAGGACGACGGGCCGGGCCTCACGAGCCCCGACGCCCCGATCTTCGACCCGTTCTTCTCGACGAAGCCCGAGGGCACCGGCCTCGGCCTGGCCATCGTCCACCGCATCGTCACCGATCACGGCGGTACGATCGACGTCGACAGCCACCCCGGCAGGACGGTATTCCGTGTCGCACTCCCCGTGCGTCTCGGCGCGGCCGAGCCCGAGGGGAGCGCGGGGAACATCCTCCCTCGAGGTAGCGCATGA
- the glmM gene encoding phosphoglucosamine mutase, translated as MAGTKSTKQKEQGPLTKSSGRKLFGTDGVRGTANEPPMTPEMALRLGRAIAFVARRGKGRKVRVVIGKDTRLSGYMFETALASGICAMGGHVMLSGPIPTPAVAQLTRSMRADAGVVISASHNPYGDNGIKIFGPDGFKLPDAEEAQIERLMEGHELDALRVTGAAIGDAMRLEDARGRYVVFCKNTFPAQLSLDGVKLVCDAAHGAAYKVAPLVFSELGADVIPLGVKPNGRNINRDCGALHPDHVASEVVRKGAALGIALDGDADRVIMVDEKGQIVDGDAIMALVALRLLRQGKLPRGTVVSTVMSNLGLERALAAEGGRVERTAVGDRYVVEAMRAGGYSFGGEQSGHLIFLDHATTGDGIVAALQVLAIMLESGKPLSELASQAMQRVPQVLENATFVRRLPLESMETMRLVVDRVEKTLGGKGRVLVRWSGTEPKLRVMVEGEDEAQIARYAQEIVEAAKSDVSSVATS; from the coding sequence GTGGCCGGGACGAAGTCGACCAAGCAGAAGGAGCAAGGGCCTTTGACCAAGAGCAGCGGACGAAAGCTCTTCGGCACGGATGGAGTTCGTGGGACCGCAAACGAACCGCCCATGACGCCCGAGATGGCGTTGCGTCTCGGCCGCGCCATCGCGTTCGTCGCGCGGCGCGGCAAGGGCCGCAAGGTGCGTGTCGTCATCGGCAAGGACACGCGCCTCAGCGGCTACATGTTCGAGACCGCGCTCGCCTCGGGCATCTGCGCGATGGGCGGACACGTCATGCTGAGCGGGCCGATCCCCACGCCCGCCGTCGCGCAGCTCACGCGCAGCATGCGCGCCGACGCCGGCGTCGTGATCAGCGCGAGCCACAACCCGTACGGCGACAACGGCATCAAGATCTTCGGCCCCGACGGCTTCAAGCTGCCCGACGCCGAGGAGGCCCAGATCGAGCGGCTCATGGAGGGCCACGAGCTCGACGCGCTCCGCGTGACGGGCGCGGCGATCGGCGACGCGATGCGCCTCGAAGACGCGCGCGGCAGGTACGTGGTCTTCTGCAAGAACACGTTCCCCGCGCAGCTCTCGCTCGACGGCGTGAAGCTCGTCTGCGACGCCGCGCATGGCGCCGCCTACAAGGTCGCGCCGCTCGTCTTCAGCGAGCTCGGCGCGGACGTCATCCCGCTCGGCGTGAAGCCGAACGGCCGCAACATCAACCGCGACTGCGGCGCCTTGCACCCCGATCACGTGGCCTCCGAGGTCGTGCGCAAGGGCGCGGCGCTCGGCATCGCGCTCGACGGCGACGCCGACCGCGTGATCATGGTCGACGAGAAGGGCCAGATCGTCGACGGCGACGCGATCATGGCGCTCGTCGCGCTCCGCCTGCTTCGCCAGGGCAAGCTGCCGCGTGGGACCGTGGTCAGCACCGTGATGTCGAACCTCGGCCTCGAGCGCGCGCTCGCCGCCGAGGGCGGCCGCGTCGAGCGCACCGCGGTCGGCGACAGGTACGTCGTCGAGGCCATGCGCGCCGGCGGCTACAGCTTCGGCGGCGAGCAGTCGGGGCACCTCATCTTCCTCGACCACGCGACCACGGGCGACGGCATCGTGGCTGCGCTGCAGGTCCTCGCGATCATGCTCGAGTCGGGCAAGCCTCTCTCGGAGCTCGCCTCGCAGGCGATGCAGCGCGTGCCGCAGGTGCTGGAGAACGCCACGTTCGTGCGGCGCTTGCCGCTCGAGTCGATGGAGACGATGCGCCTCGTCGTCGACCGGGTGGAGAAGACGCTCGGCGGCAAGGGCCGCGTGCTCGTGCGCTGGAGCGGCACCGAGCCGAAGCTGCGCGTGATGGTCGAGGGCGAGGACGAGGCGCAGATCGCGAGGTACGCGCAGGAGATCGTCGAGGCCGCGAAGAGCGACGTGTCGAGCGTCGCGACGAGCTGA